A part of Helicobacter fennelliae genomic DNA contains:
- a CDS encoding glycosyltransferase family 8 protein, translating into MKNNEYTICFTCDDNYIKYCAVAMSSIISAIVNQKNQANNASNSHIIEGGGQYNLKNLAIDSADSILDSASKPKSDSHFSQNLVNKIDLDSTLNSASKDSIFQDSASNLNLTQNPNTPNQNNSTLNHTPIAFHLITDTLKPSTIAKLRKLESKLNALYPASITLHHLSQDEFKDLRSWGEAGQNWCAYFRLKLGDILAPSLKTCLYLDVDTFVLQDIRPLFEMDLEGKSIAMVRDVTNITSIVKDNVVKSTDYCNSGMLFIDLDKWRTKDMSQIRGFKYNEAPDQDFINYIFKNEKKILAFQWNFLWFDERRLRFDSDKQIIKNGFNGAFDVIPCVYSLEEFRQALQSPVIVHFICGYKPWEKIDWNPNGKPEFVKHPYDKAWWQIAKSTPFFAEIKRSYTKRSFKVSTLAYLKYYAPFVFYTLRAIKRALKGVKVLPK; encoded by the coding sequence ATGAAAAATAATGAATATACAATTTGCTTTACTTGCGATGATAATTATATAAAATATTGCGCTGTGGCAATGAGTAGTATAATCTCTGCAATAGTAAATCAAAAAAATCAAGCAAATAATGCTTCAAATAGCCATATTATCGAGGGGGGGGGGCAATATAACCTTAAAAATTTAGCAATAGATTCTGCTGATTCTATTTTAGATTCTGCGTCTAAACCCAAATCAGATTCTCATTTTTCACAAAATCTAGTAAATAAAATAGATTTAGATTCCACATTAAATTCCGCTTCCAAAGATTCTATCTTTCAAGATTCCGCCTCAAATCTTAATCTAACCCAAAATCCAAACACTCCAAACCAAAATAACTCTACATTAAATCACACTCCTATCGCATTTCATCTTATCACTGATACACTAAAGCCAAGCACGATTGCTAAACTTCGCAAACTAGAATCTAAACTTAATGCACTCTACCCCGCAAGTATCACACTACATCATCTAAGCCAAGATGAGTTCAAAGATTTACGCTCTTGGGGAGAAGCAGGGCAGAATTGGTGTGCGTATTTTCGCCTAAAGCTTGGTGATATTTTAGCTCCCTCGCTAAAAACCTGCCTTTATCTTGATGTTGATACATTTGTTTTACAAGATATTCGTCCATTGTTTGAGATGGATTTGGAGGGCAAAAGTATCGCTATGGTGCGTGATGTTACAAATATCACATCAATAGTCAAAGACAATGTTGTCAAATCCACTGATTATTGCAACTCTGGCATGTTGTTTATCGATCTTGACAAATGGCGCACAAAAGATATGAGCCAAATTCGCGGATTTAAATACAATGAGGCTCCCGATCAAGACTTTATCAACTATATCTTTAAAAATGAAAAAAAGATTCTGGCATTTCAATGGAATTTCTTATGGTTTGATGAGAGGAGATTACGATTTGATTCTGATAAACAAATCATCAAAAATGGCTTCAATGGAGCCTTTGATGTAATACCTTGTGTGTATAGTTTAGAAGAATTCCGCCAAGCACTCCAATCTCCTGTAATAGTGCATTTTATATGTGGTTACAAACCATGGGAGAAAATTGACTGGAATCCAAATGGCAAACCAGAATTTGTAAAGCACCCTTATGATAAAGCTTGGTGGCAAATAGCAAAATCTACACCTTTCTTTGCAGAGATAAAGAGATCTTACACAAAGCGATCATTTAAAGTTAGCACTCTTGCATATCTCAAATATTACGCACCATTTGTGTTTTATACCCTTCGTGCGATAAAGCGCGCATTGAAGGGGGTGAAGGTATTGCCAAAATAA
- a CDS encoding PAS domain-containing protein, which translates to MQKDPQFGLLLERQTLITSKTNLKGFITYCNQDFLRYSKYNESELIDAPHSIVRHKDMPRCVFKLLWDYVQGGKEIFAFVKNLNKYKEFYWVFANITPSYDDRGQIIGYYSVRRQPNFKVIPTISELYQNLCALEASGGMQQSLKALDDFITKQGKSYNQIICELQEQR; encoded by the coding sequence ATGCAGAAAGATCCGCAGTTTGGGCTTCTTTTGGAGCGGCAAACACTCATCACTTCCAAAACAAATCTCAAAGGCTTCATCACTTATTGCAATCAAGACTTTTTGCGTTATAGTAAATACAACGAGTCTGAGCTTATCGACGCCCCGCATAGCATTGTGCGCCATAAAGATATGCCTCGTTGTGTGTTTAAGCTTTTGTGGGATTATGTGCAAGGTGGCAAAGAAATTTTTGCGTTTGTCAAAAATCTCAATAAATACAAAGAGTTTTATTGGGTGTTTGCCAATATCACGCCATCTTATGATGATAGAGGGCAGATTATCGGGTATTATTCTGTGCGCAGACAGCCAAATTTCAAAGTGATCCCAACCATAAGCGAACTATATCAGAATCTATGCGCGCTAGAGGCTTCAGGTGGAATGCAGCAAAGCCTCAAAGCCCTTGATGACTTCATAACCAAGCAAGGCAAATCCTATAATCAAATCATTTGTGAACTCCAAGAGCAGAGATAA
- the mutY gene encoding A/G-specific adenine glycosylase, with amino-acid sequence MDIVSHLEAHLKIFHQCILEWYSAFGRKNLPWRNYKRDGSEAYKVYVSEIMLQQTQVSRVLESYFFPFLNAFPTLTSLANANTEEVLALWQGLGYYTRAQNMQKTARICVQSHYGNLPDNTKALLALPGIGTYSAGAILCFGFGQSVGFVDANIKRVFSRLFAKQNLTPNELSSLAQALLDKHHSFEYNQALLDIGATICTPKNPKCLICPISRFCKGRASWQLFGINKKTLYQNLTLNLAIILDKSQKQIALIKASQKLYNNLYNLPQIAQSLPQIPQIPPQPNQPQNYTFIGDFKHSYTKYKIHAKVWILTQSIHQNLQSQNPPHNPQNQHNQQDFAQNLILQNPKLQNLDSCKLDSQIAPNNTNPQNTNPQDMSNTPNALDALNAAEFFSLDALPPISNLTKKALDIFYRYKSLK; translated from the coding sequence ATGGATATTGTGTCGCATTTAGAGGCTCATCTAAAAATTTTTCATCAATGTATCTTAGAATGGTATAGCGCATTTGGTAGAAAAAATCTGCCTTGGCGAAACTACAAGCGCGATGGAAGCGAGGCTTACAAAGTCTATGTCAGCGAGATTATGCTCCAGCAAACGCAAGTCTCAAGGGTTTTGGAGTCGTATTTTTTTCCATTTCTTAATGCATTTCCAACGCTCACCTCTCTAGCAAACGCCAACACAGAAGAGGTTTTGGCATTATGGCAAGGGCTTGGCTACTACACAAGGGCGCAAAATATGCAAAAAACTGCCAGAATCTGCGTGCAATCTCATTATGGCAATCTCCCAGACAACACAAAAGCTCTGCTTGCACTGCCGGGCATTGGCACATATAGTGCGGGCGCGATTTTGTGCTTTGGGTTTGGGCAGAGTGTAGGATTTGTCGATGCTAATATTAAGCGTGTTTTTTCACGACTTTTTGCAAAGCAAAATCTCACCCCAAATGAGCTTTCATCATTGGCGCAGGCACTTTTAGATAAGCACCATAGCTTTGAGTATAATCAAGCCTTGCTTGATATAGGTGCGACTATCTGCACACCCAAAAATCCAAAATGCCTCATCTGTCCTATTTCTAGATTCTGCAAAGGCAGGGCAAGCTGGCAACTTTTTGGCATAAATAAAAAAACACTCTACCAGAATCTAACTCTAAATCTAGCCATAATCCTTGATAAAAGCCAAAAACAAATCGCACTCATCAAAGCCAGCCAAAAGCTCTACAATAATCTTTATAATCTACCACAAATCGCACAATCATTGCCACAAATCCCGCAAATCCCACCGCAACCCAATCAACCCCAAAATTACACATTTATCGGTGATTTTAAGCATTCTTATACCAAATACAAAATCCATGCAAAAGTATGGATTCTAACCCAATCAATACATCAGAATCTACAATCCCAGAATCCACCCCATAATCCACAAAACCAGCACAATCAGCAGGATTTCGCGCAAAATCTAATTCTCCAGAATCCAAAACTCCAGAATCTAGATTCTTGCAAGTTAGATTCTCAAATCGCGCCCAATAATACAAATCCACAAAACACAAATCCACAAGATATGTCAAACACACCAAATGCGCTAGATGCGCTTAATGCAGCGGAGTTTTTTAGCCTTGATGCGCTCCCGCCTATTTCAAATCTCACTAAAAAAGCACTTGATATTTTCTATCGATATAAAAGTTTAAAATAA
- the folE gene encoding GTP cyclohydrolase I FolE yields the protein MDTTAFEEFCNRIGENPKREGLLQTPKRLRECEEFLYGGYKKDPALALGSLFKNNGIDEMITLRNIEFYSMCEHHILPFFGSISIGYVPNEYIAGIGGLAHLIEVFTRRLQIQETLTNQIADTIMEILKPKGVMVVCEAKHLCMSMRGLQKQNVTIKTSAVRGLFKSDSKTRTEFLQLIAHSIG from the coding sequence ATGGATACAACAGCATTTGAAGAGTTTTGTAATCGCATAGGCGAGAATCCTAAGCGCGAGGGCTTACTCCAAACCCCAAAGCGACTTCGTGAATGCGAGGAGTTTTTGTATGGTGGATACAAAAAAGATCCCGCGCTAGCTTTAGGCAGTCTTTTTAAAAATAATGGCATTGATGAGATGATTACATTGCGTAATATTGAGTTTTATTCAATGTGCGAGCATCACATTTTGCCATTTTTTGGATCTATTAGTATCGGCTATGTGCCAAATGAATACATCGCTGGAATCGGTGGTTTGGCGCATTTGATCGAGGTTTTTACAAGGCGATTGCAAATCCAAGAAACACTTACAAACCAAATCGCAGATACGATTATGGAGATACTCAAGCCCAAAGGCGTTATGGTCGTGTGTGAAGCCAAACATTTATGTATGAGTATGCGTGGATTACAAAAGCAAAACGTCACGATCAAAACAAGTGCCGTGCGCGGACTTTTTAAGAGTGATTCAAAAACAAGGACAGAGTTTTTGCAGCTTATTGCTCATTCGATTGGTTAG
- the htpX gene encoding zinc metalloprotease HtpX yields MSLERIFFTNTLKTYIVLALYIGIFIVIGLLVDIVRIDALSLSSGFAALLSFQEFPLVTCIMACVGGLIVLWTLNRFDVIMLKGEEYELLQSLSNPNVTQRRILSAFDEVLRLANFKAKPKLYLIYADYMNAFASGWKEENSLVAITLPLAQNLDDDELKAVLAHEISHIRHGDIRLTMCVGILSNILLLVCNSATYLFMGGNRNSGAQSAKMILLVLQFVLPLLTMWLQMFLSRSREYMADGGSAYIMGDPHPLISALQKISNHYATHHTSALDSNPTRRAAYIFDFSDAFSTHPSLKNRIKSLLHRSNTI; encoded by the coding sequence ATGAGTCTTGAGAGGATTTTTTTTACAAACACACTCAAAACCTATATCGTTTTAGCCCTTTATATCGGAATCTTTATTGTGATAGGCTTGCTTGTTGATATTGTGCGCATTGATGCGTTGAGCTTAAGTAGCGGATTTGCAGCATTGCTAAGCTTTCAAGAATTTCCATTAGTAACTTGCATTATGGCGTGCGTAGGCGGACTTATCGTGCTTTGGACGCTTAATCGCTTTGATGTGATTATGCTTAAAGGTGAAGAATATGAATTACTCCAATCCCTCTCTAACCCAAACGTCACGCAAAGGCGGATATTAAGCGCATTTGATGAAGTGCTAAGGCTAGCAAATTTCAAGGCAAAACCAAAGCTATATTTGATTTATGCAGATTATATGAATGCTTTTGCAAGCGGGTGGAAAGAGGAAAACTCGCTTGTAGCAATCACTCTGCCCTTAGCACAGAATCTAGATGATGATGAGCTCAAGGCAGTTTTAGCTCATGAGATAAGCCACATTCGGCATGGTGATATTCGCCTCACGATGTGTGTAGGGATTTTGAGTAATATTTTATTGCTTGTTTGCAATAGCGCGACATATTTATTTATGGGTGGCAATAGAAATTCTGGCGCGCAAAGTGCGAAGATGATTTTACTTGTTTTGCAATTTGTCCTGCCTCTTTTGACGATGTGGTTGCAGATGTTTTTGAGCAGATCAAGAGAATATATGGCTGATGGTGGTTCAGCCTACATTATGGGCGATCCACACCCGCTTATCTCCGCACTCCAAAAAATCTCTAATCATTATGCAACCCACCACACAAGTGCGCTAGATTCTAATCCAACGCGAAGAGCGGCGTATATTTTTGACTTTAGCGATGCATTTAGCACGCACCCAAGCCTCAAAAACAGAATCAAATCGCTCCTTCACAGAAGCAATACAATTTGA
- the truD gene encoding tRNA pseudouridine(13) synthase TruD has protein sequence MRNQNLAPHQNQNLELQNPENLAQNRASLYSHAPIDFYFSHTSRDFVVSEIPLYEFSGSGEHRILQLRKKNLTTFEMLKILSASFGCPLSSIGYAGLKDKSATTTQFISLPNVYASDFESKIAHLNSNLDSDIKLISSTLHNNKLRLGHLKGNAFFVRLKHVNKLNATKLQRVIDEVGEFGFANFFGFQRFGTDGDNYKLGRDLAHKKASLKNRKIKDFLISSYQSYLFNQWLNKRIILSIYLHQFSAKEAQSALKTEGLDLSLDSIKAIQAQPQRFKLLGGELCCHYPYGKFFSLESCISKDQYMRFHNTGFSPTGALSGKNLQVAKYAAFEVEKIFLDSALSCIGSRRYAWVWASDISYTYKPEEAHFELSFSLPKGSYATTFLEEISHNTFAKE, from the coding sequence GTGAGAAATCAGAACCTAGCACCACATCAAAATCAGAATCTAGAACTTCAGAATCCAGAAAATCTAGCCCAAAACAGAGCCTCTCTTTATTCGCACGCTCCGATTGATTTTTATTTTTCGCATACGTCTAGAGATTTTGTCGTGAGTGAGATTCCACTCTATGAATTCAGCGGAAGTGGCGAGCATAGAATCTTGCAACTTCGCAAAAAAAACCTCACCACCTTTGAAATGCTCAAAATCCTTAGCGCATCTTTTGGCTGCCCGCTAAGCAGTATCGGCTATGCAGGGCTCAAAGACAAAAGCGCGACAACAACGCAATTTATCTCACTTCCAAATGTATATGCGAGCGATTTTGAATCAAAAATCGCGCACCTTAATTCTAATCTTGATTCTGATATAAAGCTTATCTCAAGCACACTTCATAATAACAAACTCCGCTTAGGACATCTCAAGGGCAATGCGTTTTTTGTGCGCCTAAAACATGTCAATAAGCTCAATGCCACAAAGCTTCAACGCGTCATTGATGAGGTGGGAGAGTTTGGGTTTGCAAATTTCTTTGGATTCCAGAGATTTGGCACTGATGGCGATAATTACAAACTTGGAAGAGATTTGGCACACAAAAAAGCCTCACTCAAAAATAGAAAAATCAAAGATTTTCTCATCTCAAGCTATCAGAGTTATTTATTTAATCAATGGCTCAATAAACGCATTATTTTAAGCATTTATCTTCATCAATTTTCAGCCAAAGAAGCCCAAAGCGCACTCAAAACAGAAGGGCTAGATTTGAGTTTGGATTCTATCAAAGCTATTCAAGCCCAGCCGCAGCGATTCAAGCTTCTTGGCGGGGAATTATGCTGTCATTATCCGTATGGAAAATTTTTCTCGCTAGAATCTTGCATTTCAAAAGATCAGTATATGCGCTTTCATAACACAGGATTCTCGCCCACAGGTGCGCTAAGTGGCAAAAATTTACAAGTCGCAAAGTATGCAGCATTTGAAGTGGAGAAGATATTTTTAGATTCTGCGCTCTCTTGTATTGGAAGTCGCCGTTATGCGTGGGTTTGGGCGAGTGATATAAGCTATACTTATAAGCCTGAAGAAGCACATTTTGAGCTTAGCTTTAGCCTGCCAAAAGGCTCATACGCGACAACATTTTTGGAAGAAATATCACATAATACATTTGCCAAAGAATAA
- a CDS encoding alanine racemase, giving the protein MAEIILDSARFIHNLDCIAHHIKSRQKLALVLKDNAYGHGLVEIAQMAKTYGICNVFVKSYAEALKIKDLFSSISVLYGGVPDSCPDNIYCSIASLSQLQSLHSHCNIELKVNIGMNRNGIELSELDSALRIIIERSLRLVGVFGHNGYGDNDDETFFTSQSTFSHIKQKVSTFCATHNLSQPRFHSLSTSGTLRSKHITDDLVRIGIGAYGYHTSEIPLDVEFKPIASLWADRISSQHLKKGDKIGYGGVSVVQKEGIFSTYDVGYGDGLPRLARGFGKLFCASGEEILPIMSMDCFSCESQKDRICVFDDVTGFARVFRTIPYVILTHLSPFLKRVVI; this is encoded by the coding sequence ATGGCAGAGATTATTTTAGATTCTGCGCGCTTTATACATAATCTTGATTGTATAGCTCATCACATCAAATCCCGCCAAAAACTAGCACTTGTGCTAAAAGATAACGCGTATGGACATGGATTAGTAGAGATAGCTCAAATGGCAAAAACCTATGGAATCTGTAATGTATTTGTCAAATCCTATGCAGAAGCTCTAAAAATCAAAGATCTTTTCTCATCTATCTCTGTGCTTTATGGAGGCGTGCCAGATAGCTGCCCAGATAATATCTACTGCTCGATAGCCTCACTAAGCCAGCTCCAAAGCCTCCATTCTCATTGCAATATCGAGCTTAAAGTCAATATCGGAATGAATCGCAATGGTATAGAACTTAGCGAACTAGATTCTGCACTGCGTATAATTATCGAGCGATCATTGCGCTTGGTTGGGGTGTTTGGGCATAATGGCTATGGCGATAATGATGATGAGACGTTTTTTACTTCTCAAAGCACTTTTAGCCACATCAAGCAAAAAGTCAGCACCTTTTGTGCCACACACAATCTCTCACAGCCTAGATTCCATTCATTAAGCACAAGCGGGACATTGCGCTCAAAACACATCACTGATGATTTGGTGCGTATTGGCATAGGCGCGTATGGGTATCATACAAGCGAGATTCCGCTTGATGTAGAATTCAAACCTATCGCGAGTCTTTGGGCAGATAGAATCTCTTCTCAACATCTTAAAAAAGGCGACAAAATAGGCTATGGAGGCGTAAGTGTCGTGCAAAAAGAAGGAATCTTTAGCACTTATGATGTCGGCTATGGCGATGGATTGCCAAGATTGGCGCGTGGATTTGGGAAGCTTTTTTGCGCGAGCGGAGAGGAGATTTTGCCGATAATGTCGATGGATTGCTTCTCTTGTGAGAGCCAAAAAGACAGAATCTGCGTGTTTGATGATGTAACAGGATTTGCCCGCGTTTTTAGGACGATTCCTTATGTGATCCTTACTCATCTCTCACCATTTTTGAAACGAGTTGTCATCTAG
- a CDS encoding META domain-containing protein: MCDIFWGRKLAKRLGAVVIFGCMVMLFGSCSLLNIVQKKLNEGEIKGGLHWRVDKIIVDNQEYQAPQVLAKIAQDKLQNKLNDTIDDNNDSTPTHTPNDTSDDIPDDNLADSAESKATQSQTTLQELAEIDGIATMDFDEKNGRISGSSGCSAYFASYTWTEKTIINITPGGQTRKICKPNEVMRFDFRFIRELEGSFIVLQPNDKSMILKGKQMQVFLSRQEAPDMTE; this comes from the coding sequence ATGTGTGATATATTTTGGGGTAGAAAACTTGCTAAAAGGCTTGGTGCGGTTGTTATATTTGGCTGTATGGTTATGTTGTTTGGAAGCTGTTCTTTGCTTAATATCGTCCAAAAAAAGCTCAATGAAGGAGAAATCAAAGGTGGCTTGCATTGGAGAGTGGATAAAATTATCGTTGATAATCAAGAATATCAAGCCCCGCAGGTTTTAGCCAAAATCGCACAAGACAAACTCCAAAATAAGCTCAATGACACAATTGATGATAACAATGATAGCACCCCAACTCATACGCCAAATGACACCTCTGATGATATTCCTGATGATAATCTCGCAGATTCTGCAGAATCTAAAGCTACCCAATCCCAAACAACATTGCAAGAGCTTGCAGAAATTGATGGCATAGCGACAATGGATTTTGATGAAAAAAATGGCAGAATCTCTGGCTCAAGTGGTTGTAGTGCTTATTTTGCAAGCTACACATGGACTGAAAAAACAATCATCAACATCACGCCCGGAGGACAGACGCGCAAAATATGCAAGCCAAATGAAGTTATGCGTTTTGATTTTAGGTTTATACGCGAATTAGAAGGCTCATTTATCGTGCTTCAGCCTAATGACAAATCAATGATCTTAAAAGGCAAGCAAATGCAAGTCTTTCTCTCAAGACAAGAAGCACCTGATATGACTGAATGA
- a CDS encoding type II secretion system protein has translation MQTQHSKAFSFIEIVFILALFGILLGIVIPKLQIPQKACYTKLAHNLSNLQNHLSFFYTKATLSQSHIDQNKVFALIQSHHFESKNCFLGFEKSRFIAKAFSQKTTFSIEPNDLSVQPSFKCPFSSNALCREILNRTKTK, from the coding sequence TTGCAAACACAACATTCTAAGGCGTTTAGTTTTATCGAGATTGTCTTTATACTCGCTTTGTTTGGGATTTTGCTAGGTATTGTGATTCCAAAGCTTCAGATTCCGCAAAAAGCATGCTATACAAAGCTCGCGCACAATCTCTCAAATCTACAAAATCATCTCTCATTTTTTTATACCAAAGCCACACTCTCACAAAGCCACATCGATCAGAATAAAGTATTTGCGCTCATTCAATCTCATCATTTTGAATCCAAAAATTGCTTTTTAGGGTTTGAAAAATCAAGATTTATCGCCAAAGCATTCAGCCAAAAAACAACCTTTAGTATCGAGCCAAATGATTTGAGCGTGCAGCCTTCATTTAAATGTCCTTTTTCATCAAATGCCCTTTGTCGCGAGATTTTAAACAGGACAAAAACAAAATAA
- a CDS encoding type II secretion system protein produces MHDKSKAFSLIELVFVIAVIGILAAIAIPKLTATRSDAQYVAINSDMQTIISSIQAHALTTDLGSQTLNGALIMQVAGLSPSRWIASTNGVRLAKNGAIDTTNNCVSIDITNLHLIVSVQNLPNSPLCVKLAKNYPTPLNINLANTTF; encoded by the coding sequence ATGCACGATAAATCCAAGGCGTTTAGCTTGATTGAGCTTGTATTTGTGATCGCTGTGATTGGGATTTTGGCAGCTATTGCGATCCCAAAGCTTACTGCGACACGATCTGATGCGCAATATGTAGCAATAAATAGCGATATGCAGACAATCATTAGCTCTATCCAAGCTCACGCACTCACCACAGATCTTGGTAGTCAAACGCTCAATGGAGCGTTGATTATGCAAGTAGCGGGGCTTTCGCCATCGCGGTGGATCGCTTCTACAAATGGCGTGCGACTTGCCAAAAATGGTGCGATTGACACTACAAATAATTGCGTCTCAATCGACATCACCAATCTTCATCTTATAGTCTCTGTGCAAAATCTTCCAAATTCTCCGCTTTGTGTAAAGCTTGCAAAAAACTATCCTACACCATTAAATATCAACCTTGCAAACACAACATTCTAA
- a CDS encoding 5'-methylthioadenosine/adenosylhomocysteine nucleosidase yields MIIGIIGAMNEEIQPFLKLFDTHEKIEFGKNVYYRISYNNTEIYLAYSKIGKVHAAITASSMILQFKCEKIIFSGVAGGLQGLKVGDLLLATKLCQHDVDISAFGHPLGFIPESQVFIESDSSLNAIAKEVAKDSGIHLYEGVVASGDQFIHSIEKKQWILKHFNAIAVEMEGASVAVACDCLGVPFCILRSISDSADGEADVSFDEFLESSAKISAQFVKKMIDKIIK; encoded by the coding sequence ATGATTATTGGCATTATTGGGGCGATGAATGAAGAGATTCAGCCGTTTTTGAAGCTTTTTGATACGCACGAAAAAATTGAGTTTGGAAAGAATGTGTATTATCGTATTAGTTACAACAATACAGAAATTTACCTCGCTTATAGCAAAATAGGAAAAGTCCATGCTGCCATTACTGCAAGCAGTATGATATTACAATTCAAATGTGAAAAAATCATTTTTAGCGGTGTAGCAGGAGGATTGCAAGGGCTAAAAGTCGGAGATTTGCTCCTTGCTACAAAGCTTTGTCAGCATGATGTGGATATTAGCGCATTTGGTCATCCTTTGGGGTTCATTCCTGAGAGTCAAGTATTTATCGAGTCAGATTCTAGTCTCAATGCCATAGCCAAAGAAGTGGCTAAAGATTCTGGTATCCACCTTTATGAAGGCGTTGTCGCTTCAGGCGATCAATTCATTCATTCAATAGAAAAAAAACAATGGATTCTCAAGCATTTCAATGCCATAGCAGTCGAAATGGAAGGAGCAAGCGTGGCTGTGGCTTGCGATTGTCTGGGCGTTCCTTTTTGTATTTTGCGATCCATTAGCGATAGTGCCGATGGAGAGGCAGATGTGAGCTTTGATGAATTCTTAGAATCTTCAGCCAAAATAAGCGCGCAATTTGTCAAAAAAATGATTGACAAAATCATCAAATAA
- the fabD gene encoding ACP S-malonyltransferase produces the protein MKYAFIFPGQGSQGIGMGQEFYDNFEIAKEMIEHASDALGIDFKKLLFEENDNLNQTQFTQPAIFLVSQIAHSILQQEAPILAELALGHSLGEISALCVALGIGFEDGMKLTQKRGELMSAVCQGKDAGMMAVMGLEDSVLEGACKNLQNDGKSIWCANYNGNGQVVLAGKKSDLAQAESLLKGLGAKKTIILPMSVASHCPLLEPMCGEFKHIISPMLQSEFALPIISNATTKPYRTATQAIDLLTLQLTSPVLYKQSILAIDNLIDVYIELGHNSVLKGLNKRLSDKPTLNISNIATLQDTITYIQKERE, from the coding sequence ATGAAATATGCGTTTATTTTTCCGGGGCAGGGATCGCAAGGTATCGGAATGGGACAGGAGTTTTACGACAACTTTGAGATCGCCAAAGAAATGATAGAGCATGCAAGTGATGCTCTTGGGATTGATTTCAAAAAGCTTTTGTTTGAAGAAAATGACAATCTCAATCAAACCCAATTCACGCAGCCAGCGATTTTTTTGGTTAGTCAGATTGCCCATAGTATTTTGCAGCAAGAAGCACCTATTTTGGCAGAGCTTGCTTTGGGGCATTCTTTGGGAGAGATTAGCGCGCTATGTGTGGCTCTTGGGATTGGGTTTGAAGATGGTATGAAGCTTACTCAAAAGCGAGGCGAGCTTATGAGTGCGGTTTGTCAAGGAAAAGATGCGGGAATGATGGCTGTCATGGGATTAGAAGATTCTGTGCTAGAGGGCGCATGCAAAAATCTTCAAAATGATGGCAAAAGCATCTGGTGTGCGAATTATAATGGCAATGGACAAGTGGTTTTGGCAGGTAAAAAGTCGGATTTAGCACAAGCAGAATCTCTACTCAAAGGGCTTGGCGCCAAAAAAACAATCATTTTGCCGATGTCAGTAGCAAGCCATTGTCCTTTATTGGAGCCTATGTGTGGAGAATTTAAACACATCATTAGCCCGATGCTTCAATCAGAATTTGCCCTTCCTATCATCTCAAATGCGACAACAAAACCATATCGGACAGCCACACAAGCCATAGATCTTCTGACTTTGCAGCTCACAAGCCCAGTGCTATATAAGCAGTCTATTTTGGCGATTGATAATCTCATTGATGTGTATATCGAGCTAGGGCATAATAGCGTCCTAAAAGGGCTTAATAAACGACTTAGCGATAAGCCAACCCTAAACATCTCAAATATAGCCACACTTCAAGATACAATCACATATATTCAAAAGGAGCGCGAATGA